The following are from one region of the Strix uralensis isolate ZFMK-TIS-50842 chromosome 4, bStrUra1, whole genome shotgun sequence genome:
- the VPS37A gene encoding vacuolar protein sorting-associated protein 37A isoform X1 → MNWLFPLAKGGASSSPAAPLPALTSLQQQKQRQIESLRGAHASIAEIQKDVEYRLPFTVNNLTININILLPPQFPQEKPVISVFPPVRHHLMDKQGVYVTGPLISNFTMHSDLGKIIQSLLDEFWKNPPVLAPSSTSFPYLFNKPAGMPPYAPQGFPFLPPFPPQETNRTMAAVPVAESVSSSYTTDKPAAPSYGLIADLPLPVPTAEAVLQVGQNGFTYKMPDVPDTFPELSELSISQLTNMNEQEEVLLEQFVTLPQLKQVITDRDELVKSIEELAKKNLLLEPSLEAKRQMVLDKYEQLTQMKATFEKKMQRQHELSESCSPSALQARLKVAAHEAEEESDTIAEDFLEGKTEIDDFLSSFMEKRTLCHCRRAKEEKLQQAIAMHSQFHAPL, encoded by the exons ATGAACTGGCTGTTCCCCCTCGCAAAGGGCGGCGCCTCCTCCTCGCccgccgcgccgctgcccgccctcaccagcctgcagcagcagaagcagcggCAGATTGAGTCCCTGCGCGGCGCCCACGCCTC CATTGCAGAAATTCAGAAAGATGTGGAATATCGACTGCCATTCACTGTAAACAATTTGACAATTAATATTAACAT CTTGCTTCCACCTCAGTTTCCTCAGGAAAAACCAGTCATCAGTGTTTTCCCACCTGTGAGACATCATTTAATGGACAAACAGGGGGTATATGTGACCGGACCATTAATAAGTAAT TTTACAATGCACTCAGATCTTGGAAAAATTATTCAAAGTTTACTGGATGAGTTTTGGAAGAATCCTCCAGTTCTGGCTCCTAGCTCAACATCATTTCCATA ccTTTTCAACAAACCAGCTGGAATGCCTCCATATGCTCCTCAGGGGTTTCCATTCCTTCCTCCATTTCCACCTCAAGAAACAAATCGAACAATGGCAGCTGTGCCTGTTGCTGAATCAGTTTCTTCAAGCTACACTACAGACAAGCCTGCTGCTCCCTCTTACGGCTTGATTGCTGATCTGCCACTACCCGTTCCGACAGCAGAAGCAGTGCTTCAG GTTGGCCAGAATGGATTTACTTACAAGATGCCTGATGTTCCTGATACATTTCCAGAACTCTCAGAACTAAG TATATCTCAGCTGACCAATATGAATGAGCAAGAGGAAGTGTTACTGGAACAGTTTGTGACTCTACCACAGCTGAAGCAAGTCATTACTGATAGAGATGAGTTAGTGAAAAGCATTGAAGAGCTGGCAA aaaaaaacttgTTGCTGGAGCCTAGTCTCGAGGCAAAAAGACAGATGGTGTTGGATAAA tATGAGCAACTCACACAGATGAAAGCAACCtttgaaaaaaagatgcaaagacAGCATGAACTTAGTGAG agttgcagtcccagtgctctgcaagccagACTTAAAGTAGCTGCTCATGAAGCTGAAGAGGAATCTGACACTATTGCAGAAGACTTCTTGGAAGGCAAAACAGAAATAGATGACTTTCTTAGTAGTTTCATGGAAAAGAGAACG CTCTGCCACTGTAGACGAGCCAAAGAGGAAAAACTTCAACAGGCAATAGCAATGCACAGCCAATTTCATGCTCCGCTATAG
- the VPS37A gene encoding vacuolar protein sorting-associated protein 37A isoform X2, whose protein sequence is MDKQGVYVTGPLISNFTMHSDLGKIIQSLLDEFWKNPPVLAPSSTSFPYLFNKPAGMPPYAPQGFPFLPPFPPQETNRTMAAVPVAESVSSSYTTDKPAAPSYGLIADLPLPVPTAEAVLQVGQNGFTYKMPDVPDTFPELSELSISQLTNMNEQEEVLLEQFVTLPQLKQVITDRDELVKSIEELAKKNLLLEPSLEAKRQMVLDKYEQLTQMKATFEKKMQRQHELSESCSPSALQARLKVAAHEAEEESDTIAEDFLEGKTEIDDFLSSFMEKRTLCHCRRAKEEKLQQAIAMHSQFHAPL, encoded by the exons ATGGACAAACAGGGGGTATATGTGACCGGACCATTAATAAGTAAT TTTACAATGCACTCAGATCTTGGAAAAATTATTCAAAGTTTACTGGATGAGTTTTGGAAGAATCCTCCAGTTCTGGCTCCTAGCTCAACATCATTTCCATA ccTTTTCAACAAACCAGCTGGAATGCCTCCATATGCTCCTCAGGGGTTTCCATTCCTTCCTCCATTTCCACCTCAAGAAACAAATCGAACAATGGCAGCTGTGCCTGTTGCTGAATCAGTTTCTTCAAGCTACACTACAGACAAGCCTGCTGCTCCCTCTTACGGCTTGATTGCTGATCTGCCACTACCCGTTCCGACAGCAGAAGCAGTGCTTCAG GTTGGCCAGAATGGATTTACTTACAAGATGCCTGATGTTCCTGATACATTTCCAGAACTCTCAGAACTAAG TATATCTCAGCTGACCAATATGAATGAGCAAGAGGAAGTGTTACTGGAACAGTTTGTGACTCTACCACAGCTGAAGCAAGTCATTACTGATAGAGATGAGTTAGTGAAAAGCATTGAAGAGCTGGCAA aaaaaaacttgTTGCTGGAGCCTAGTCTCGAGGCAAAAAGACAGATGGTGTTGGATAAA tATGAGCAACTCACACAGATGAAAGCAACCtttgaaaaaaagatgcaaagacAGCATGAACTTAGTGAG agttgcagtcccagtgctctgcaagccagACTTAAAGTAGCTGCTCATGAAGCTGAAGAGGAATCTGACACTATTGCAGAAGACTTCTTGGAAGGCAAAACAGAAATAGATGACTTTCTTAGTAGTTTCATGGAAAAGAGAACG CTCTGCCACTGTAGACGAGCCAAAGAGGAAAAACTTCAACAGGCAATAGCAATGCACAGCCAATTTCATGCTCCGCTATAG